The following DNA comes from Vannielia litorea.
TCTCCAGCCGTTGATATTGCTTGAGCGCGGTCATGCGCGGGGGGTGCCTGCTCGTGGTTGCCGTTTTTGTCGTTGCGGCAAGAGTAGCGGCTTTTCGCCGGTATGGGAATCGGCAAGCGGCCCGCCCCGACGAAATTCGCGGGGCGGGGCCGGGGGTTACATGCTGTTCAGGCTGACGAGGTAGGCATAGACGTTGGCGGCGTCTTCCTCGCCCTTCAGGCGGAAGGACATTTTGGACTTCGCCTTGCTGTCGCCGGTGAACTCCCGCAGGAAGCCGCGCGGGTCCTGCACGTAGGCGACGAAGTGCTCCTCGGTCCAGACCAGCCCGCTCTCGGCGCCGGCGGCCTCGAGATCCTTGGAGTAACGGAAGCCCTCGACCGCGCCGGCGGTGTGGCCAGCGACGTTGTAGAGGTTCGGCCCGGTCTTGGAGGCCTTGCCGGCAAGGGTGTTGCCGTCGGCATCCTGCACCACGTGGCAGGTGACGCAGCGCTTGGCAAAGGTCTCTTCGCCCGCGGCGGCATCGCCGGTGGGGGCGGCCATTTCGGCCATGGCTTCGGTTTCGGCCCCGGCCTCGGCTTCATGGCTCTCGGCCAGCGCCGGGCCAGCCAGCAGGGCGGCGAGGGCGAGGGCTGTGATGGGTGTTCTCATGGCTTCCTCCTTGAGGGGTCGTGCTTTGCGAAACCCGCGCGTTTGTGTGGCCTTGTTAGCCAAGCCACAGGCCGATAGACACGCGACGCTGTGGCACAGGGGAATATAGAAATGCGCAACGGGGCCGACCACACGACCAAGGTAGAAAGCGGGATGATCCCGGCCTGGGTCGATGGGCGGCTGCTGCCGGTGGAGAAGCTGGCCGCGCATCGTGACGGGCTACGGCACCGGGCGGTTTCGGTCTTTGTATTCGAAGGGCCGAAGCTGCTGATCCAGCAGCGGGCGGCGGGCAAATATCACACGGCGGGGCTCTGGGCGAACACCTGTTGCACCCATCCGCATTGGGGCGAGGCCGATGAGGCCTGCGCCGTGCGGCGGCTGGGCGAGGAGCTGGGCCTGAGTGGCGTGGCGCTGGAGCCGGTGGGCGAGGTGGAATACCGCGCCGATGTGGGCGGCGGCATGGTGGAGCACGAGGTGGTGGCGATGTTTCGCGGCGAGGCCTCTGCGCCGGAGCTGGCCCCCGCCCCGGATGAGGTGCAGGCCACGCGCTGGGTGACGCTAGCCGACCTAGCGGGGGAGATTACCGAGGCGCCGGAGCGGTTTACGCCGTGGCTGCGGATCTACATGGCCGAGCATCGCGGCATGTTCGACCGCTAGGGTCGGTTCGTCGCCTCATCGCACTTGAGACTCAGTAAAGCTGGATCGCGCAGGCTGTGGGGGCGCAGGGGGCGGGCTCTGCCATGGCGCCCTCACGGATCGAGGCGCCGAGGGCGATGAGCAGGGTGAGGGCGGCGATACGGGCCATTGGACTGTCCTTCAGATGCGGTTGCACCGGGCCGCTGGCGGGCCCGTTGCAGGTGAAACGCATCAGGGCGGTGGATTCTTTGCCGGCAAGGCGCAGAAAATCACTGCCGCTCAGTCAAGTCACTGATTTTGAAGGAAAGAAACTTCAGGCGCCGTAACGGGCCATGAACATGTCAATGGCGCTGTCGATCACCTTCTTGCGCTTCTCTTCGGTGAACTCGTCCTCAAGGCCCATCAGGCATTTGACCCAGACCTCGGCCTTGCACAGCTCCATGAACTGGTAGGCGGACAGTTCGAAATCCTCGATCCCGGCCAGTTCACCACGCTCCTGCGCATTTTGCAGGAATGGCACGATGCTGTCGCGGACGAAGCGGGGACCGTATTTGTAGAACTCCTGGCCCAGCTCCGGGAAGCGGCCGCTTTCGGCGACGCAGATGCGGAACATGCCCTTGCCGAGATCGGAGAGCATGAAGCCCTGCATCCGCTCGGCCACGAGGCGCAGCACGTCGCGAACCGGGCGGCTCGGGTCGATCTCGGTGACCGCGGCTTCGGCTTGACGCTGACATTCGCAGGTGGCGACCTCCATGAAGAGGAGGCCCTTGTCGGGGAAGTAGCTGTAGAGCGTGGCCTTGGATACGCCAGCTTCTTTGGCGATCAGGTCGACGCTCGCGCCTTCGAACCCATCGGCCAGAAAGATCTTGCGGGCGCCTTCGAGCACCTGATCGAACTTTCGGCCACGTTTGATTTCACCCATGGGTGCGTTCATGTCGTGCTCCGTTCCCCTGACCAACTATAAACCAGACAGTTTAGTTCCGGCAAGGAGATGCACTCCCTGCCGGAACTTTCTGCCGGGTGAGCGGTGGTGGTGGTCACTGGTGTGAGGCGCAGGCGTCGGAGGTGAGGGTCGCCGGGGAGGTGCAGGCCCGATTTGGGAGGTCGGGCGTGGTCGGGCTGGAGGTGGCCGAGGTGAAGGTCACATGCGGCATGTCGATCCCGAAGGAGCCTGCATTGGCGGCGTGAACGGAGGCGCCGAGAGCGATGAGGACGGTGAGGGCGGAGATGCGGAGCATCGGTCTATCCTTTCGAATCTGAACTGAACCACTCGGTTCAGAAAGATATCTAAACTGTTCAGTTCGCTTTGCAAGGAATTTCTGAACCGTTCGGTTCATTTTTCTGCGGAGCGGCCTGTGCAGCAGCGCACGGTGGACATTCAGCCTCTGCCTCTGGATAGTCGCCGCGAGTTTGGATTTCAGGAGGCAGAGCGATGGAAACGGTTGCGGAAAACAGGGCATTTGGCGGGGTTCAGGGGGTTTATACCCATGCGTCGGAGGCCTGCGCCTGTGATATGACCTTCGGGCTGTTCCTGCCCGAAGAGGCGAAGGACGGGCCGGTGCCGGTGCTGTGGTATCTCAGCGGGCTGACCTGCACCCATGAGAACGCGATGACCAAGGCGGGCGCGCAGGGCTGGGCCGCCGAGCAGGGGATTGCGCTGGTTTTCCCCGACACCTCGCCGCGCGGTGACGACGTGGCGGATGATGAGGCCTATGATCTTGGCAAGGGCGCGGGGTTTTACGTGAACGCCACGCAGGACCCTTGGGCGAAGCACTTCAGGATGTGGGACTACGTGGCCGAGGAACTGCCCGCGCTGATCGGAGAGAATTTTGCGGTGGACATGGCGCGGCAGTCGATCACCGGGCACTCGATGGGCGGGCATGGTGCGCTGACGCTGGCCATGGGGCTGCCGGGGCGGTTTGCGAGCGTGTCGGCCTTTGCCCCGATTTGCCACCCGAGCCAGAGCGACTGGGGCCGCAAGCAGCTTGGTGCCTATCTTGGCTCGGACGAGAGCACCTGGGCACCGCATGACGCCGCACCGCTGATGAAGCACAAGGGCTTTGACGGGCCGGTGCTGGTGGACACCGGCACCGATGATCAGTTTGGCGACCTGCTGAAGACAGACACCCTTGCGCTTGCGATGGCCGAGCGCCGGCAGGAGGGCGCGCTGAGAATGCAGAAGGGGTATGACCATTCGTACTTCCTTGTCTCCAGCTTCATGGAGGAGCATGTGAGCTTCCATGCCGAGGCGCTGTGGGCCCGATGAGGCGGGCATGACGATCTGGGTGGATGGAGACGCCTGCCCGGTGAAGGCCGAGGTGGAGCGGGTGGCCACGCGCGCCGGGGCGACGGTGAAAATCGTCTGCAACGGCGGGCTGCGGCCCTCGGCCAACCCGCTGGTTGAGGTTGTCTATGTGTCCGAAGGGCTGGACGTGGCCGATGACTTCATCGCCGAGAACGCCGGGGCGGGGGATGTGGTGGTGACCGCCGACATCCCGCTCGCGGCCCGCTGCGTGGAGGCCGGGGCGCTGGTGGTGAAGCCCGATGGCGAGCGGCTGACGGCGCGCAACATCGGCTCGGTGCTGGCGACGCGCGACCTGATGACCGGGCTGCGTGAGGCCAACCCGCTGAACCAGGGCGGCGGGGCGAAGCCGTTTTCGAAGGCGGATCGCTCGCGGTTTATGGATGGGTTGGAGCGGGCGCTGAGGGCGGCTGGATAGGCGCACGGGCCGGGCGCCCGCCCACCCACCCGGTTCGCCCCGCGCGCGCCTGCTGTCGCGGGCGGTGGCGCGGGTTGATGGGGCGGGGTTGGATATTTTCAGCAAGAAAATGTGGCTTTGTGGCTTTGTGTGGCGGACGTTGAGCGTGAGAACAAAACGTGAAAATATGGGGCGAAGGAATCGCCCGTGTTTGCCGAACTGTCTGCCACATCGAACTTCACCTTTCTCACCGGGGCGTCGCACCCCGAGGAGTTGATGGAGCGTGCCGGGCTGATGGGCGTGGGCGCGCTGGCGATTGCCGATGAGAACTCGGTGGCGGGCATCGTGCGGGCGCATCAGCGGGGGCGGGAGATTGCCCGCGCGGTGGCGGCGCGGCGGGCGGCTTTGGAGGCCGATGGGCCGATTGGCCCGCTGTGCCCGGAGGGGTTTGCGCGCGCGCCCTCGCTGGATGTGGACTGTGTGCCGCGGCTTTTGCCCGGCGCGCGGATCGTGCTGAGCTGCGGGTTTCAGGTGACGGTTCTGCCGCGCGACCGGGCGGGGTGGGGGCGGCTGTGCAGGCTGCTCTCGCTGGGGCGGCTCAGGGCGGAGAAGGGGGCCTGCGTGCTCCATGTTGGTGACCTCGTGGAGTGGGGCGCGGGGCTGGAGATGCTGGTGCACCCGGTAGGTGACTGGCAGGCGGTGACGCGGCGCTTGCTGAAGCGGTTCGGCGCGGCGGTGAGCCTTTGTGCCGCGCCCCGTTATGACGGGCGCGATGCGGGGCGGATTGCGCGGCTGGCGGAGTTTGCGGAGCGGCTGGGGGTGCCGCTGGTGGCCTCGGCCCGCCCCCTCATGCACCACGGCGGGCGGCGGCGGATGGCGGATGTGCTCACCGCGATCCGGCAGGGCTGCCGGGTGGACGAGCTGGGCCGCGCCGCGCTGGCCAACGGCGAGCAGCGGCTCAGGAGCGAGGCGGAGATGCTACGGCTCTTTGCCGGCCATGAGGCGGCGGTGGCGCGGGCGGGCGAGGTGGCGGAGCGCTGCACATTCTCGCTCGACGAACTGCGCTATGAATACCCCTCGGAGGTGACCGGCGGCGAGACGGCGGGCGAGCGGCTGGCCCGGCTGGCGCGGGCAGGGCTGCGCTGGCGCTACCCCTCGGGCGCGCCGGGCAAAGTGCGGGCCATGCTGGAGCATGAGTTGGAGCTAATCGGCAAGCTGGGCTACGAGCCCTACTTTCTGACCGTGCATGACGTGGTGGATTTTGCCCGCTCGCGCGGGATCCTCTGCCAGGGGCGCGGCTCGGCGGCCAACTCGGTGGTGTGCTTCTGCCTCGGGGTGACTTCCGTCAGCCCCGAGATCGGGACGATGGTGTTTGAGCGGTTCGTCAGCGAGGCGCGGGACGAGCCGCCGGATATCGACGTGGATTTCGAGCATGAGCGGCGCGAGGAGGTGATCCAGCATATTTACGAGCGCTACGGGCGGCACCGCGCCGGGCTGTGCGCCACGGTGATCCACTATCGCGGCAAGCGGGCCACGCGGGAGGTGGGCCGGGCGATGGGGCTCTCGGACGATACGCTCTCGGCGATGTCTTCGCAGATCTGGGGCTGGGGCTCCGTCTCTGGGCAGATGATGGACTCGCGGCTGCGCGAGATCGGGCTGGACCCCGCCGACAAGCGGCTGGCGCTGACGCTGAGCCTGATCGAGGAGATACAGGGCTTTCCGCGGCATCTGAGCCAGCATGTGGGCGGGTTCATCATCACCGAAGGGCGGCTGGATGAGCTGGTGCCGGTGGAGAACGCGACGATGGAAGACCGCACGGTGATCCCGTGGGACAAGGACGATATCGACACGCTGGGGATCCTGAAGGTGGATGTGCTGGCGCTGGGGATGCTCTCGTGTATTCGCAAGGCGTTTGACCTGCTGGCGGAGCATCATGGCCAGCGGTTCGACCTTGCCACGCTGCCGCCGGAGGACCCGAGGGTGTATGACATGCTCTGCAAGGCGGACAGCCTTGGCGTGTTTCAGGTGGAGAGCCGGGCGCAGATGAACTTTCTGCCCCGGATGCGGCCCCGGTGCTTTTATGACCTCGTGATCGAGGTGGCGATCATCCGGCCCGGGCCGATTCAGGGCGATATGGTGCACCCGTTCCTGCGGCGGCGAAACGGGGAGGAGAAGGTGGAGTTTCCCTCCGACGCGCTGGGCGAGGTGCTGGCCAAGACGCTGGGGGTGCCGCTGTTTCAGGAACAGGCAATGCAGATCGCGATCATCGGCGCGGGGTTTTCGCCTGATGAGGCCGACCAACTGCGCCGGGCGCTGGCGACCTTCAAGAAGCTTGGGCGGGTGAGCGACTTCGAGGGGCGGTTCATGAAGGGGATGCTGAAGAACGGCTATGACGCCGATTTCGCCGCCCGCTGCTTCAGCCAGATCGAGGGCTTCGGCTCCTATGGCTTTCCCGAGAGCCACGCGGCGAGCTTTGCGCTGCTGGTCTATGCCAGCGCATGGCTGAAGCGGCACCACCCCGGGGTGTTTGCCTGCGCCCTGCTCAACAGCCAGCCGATGGGGTTTTACGCCCCTGCGCAGATCGTGCGGGATGCGCGCGAGCACGGGGTCGAGGTGCGGCCACCCGATATCAACGAGAGCTTCTGGGACAACACGATGGAGCCCGATGGCGAGGGCGGCTTGGCGCTGCGGCTGGGGTTCCGGCAGATCAGGGCGATGCGCGAGGAAGAGGCGCGGTGGATCTGCGCGGCGCGGGGCAACGGCTACCGCGACGTGGCGGCGGTCTGGCGGCGGGCGGGGGTGGCGCCGCATCTGATGGAGGCGCTGGCGGAGGCGGATGTGTTCGCCGCGCTGGGGCTGAACCGGCGCGAGGCGCTCTGGGAGGCCAAGGCGCTGCGGGGCGACGCGCCGCTGCCGCTGTTCGCGGGTGCGCTGGAGGGCGAGGGGATTGCCGAGGCGGCGGCGGTGCTGCCGCAGATGAGCCTCGGGGAGGAAATGGTGGAGGATTACGTGGCGATGCGCCTGAGCCTCAGGGCGCATCCGATGGCGCTGCTGCGGCCACGGCTCACCCCGGACGAGGGCACGCCGGTGGCAGGCATCGGGGCCGCCACGGCAGGCAGTGCCCGCACCGCTACCTATCTGTCCCCGCCAGTGGACGACCAGGGCCAGGGCGGGCGCGGCTTTGTCTGGGTGCGCGAAGAGGGGTGGCAGGCCGATCCCGAGACCGGCGAGATGAAATGCCGAACCGCCGTGGTGTGAGGCCGGATCGTGCGTGGGCGCGCGCGCTGTCAGCCCGCCGCGCCTGAGTCATTTCTTTGCTGAAAATATCCCCGCCGGAGGCCTGAATCTCTTCTGGCACTCCGCAGAGAGTCCACGCGCCCGGCGACATAAATCACGCCAGCAGACCGACCCCGGAGGGGACGGCCTGACTGCACCCGAGCCGAGCGCAGCGAGGCCACCGAGACACCGAGCGCAGCGAGGCTACGAGGCGCAGCCCGCCGCAGGCGCCACCGACAAGTCAATCGTCGAAGACGACTTTGCCCTCGGCGGCCATCTCCTCAAGGTCGAGGATTGTCTTCTTGCCGGCTTTCACCTCGGCCTCCAACGCATCCTCGGCGGCTTTCACCTCGGCCAGCTTGCCGGCGACCTCGTCGATCCGGGCGAAAGGCACCACCACCACGCCGTTCTCGTCGGCCACGATGATGTCACCGCTTTCCACCTGCACGCCGCCGACCACGGCACCGTAGCCAACCGCGCCCGGGCCTTTGCCGTAGGGCGAGTTGGGGTTGAGGCCGGTGCACCAGCAGGGCAGGCCGGTGGCGAGCACGCCCTCACGGTCGCGCATCGGGCCGTCGGTGACGAAGCCTGCGGCGCCCGCGTTTTTCATCATCCCCGAGATCTGATCGCCGGCGCAGGAGCCGCCCTGCCAGCCGTCGACCGAGGAGATGACCACGTCGCCCGCTTCGATCAGGTTCAGCGCGGCGATGGTGGCCAGAATTTCCTCCGGCCCGTTCTGCGCCACCAGCGCCGGGCCGCAGATGGCGGGCTGGCCGAGGTCGAGGGGCGCGATCGGCGTGGCCATGGAGCCTTTGCCGTTCATCGCGTCGCAGATGAAGCCGGTGGGCATGCCCTTGAAGGCCGCGAGTTGTGTGGCGGTCGGGCGCGGGAACTTGCGGCGGATGCGCAGGATGGGGGGTTCTTCGATCATGTCAGGCTCCGGTGATGAATTGCAGAAGGTAGAGGCTGCCCATCCCGGCCACGATGGCGGGCACCACGCCGAAGCGGATGCCTGCGGCGAAGGCGGCGGCGGCGGCGAGAAGGCGGATGGGGTCGGTCTGGCCGCCGGTGGCATCGGGCCAGAGCAGCAAGGGGGTGATGAGGGCAGGAAAGACGGCGGCGCCGACGTATTTGAGGTGCAGCAGCGCCCAGTCGGGGAGTTGCCGCCCGCCGAGGAGGCCGAGGAAGGAGAAGCGGATCAGGAAAGTGCCCACGCCGAGGGCGGCGGTGAGGGTCCAGAAGGCAGCATCGGAGATCATGCGGTTTGCCTCCGTTTCAGCGCCAGTTCGGTTTGCGCGCCTGCGACAATGCCGAGCAGCGCTGCGGTGAAGATGCCGAGGGACCACGGCAGGCCTGCGAAGGCGATGGAGCCTGCGCAGGCGGCGAAGGCGGCGACGAGGTGGGGCGCGGAGCGCAGCAGCGGCGCGACGAGGGCGATGAAGCAGACCGGCACGGCGAAATCGAGCGACCAGCTTGCCGGGATCGCCTCCCGCAGCAGGGCGCCAGCCAGCGTGGAGCCGTACCAGAAGGGGCAGATCAGGGCCATGCAGCCGAAGTAATAGGCCAGTTTGGCGGGCTTCGGCATGTCTGGTCGTTCCTCATAGGTGCGCACCGCCACGGCGAAGGCTTGGTCGACCATCAGGTAGGCCGCCAGCGCGCGCAGCCCGAGGGGTGCGTGGCCGATGTGGGGGACGAGGGCGGCGGAATACATCGCCATGCGCAGGTTGACCGCGAGGGCCGCCAGCAGGGCGATGAACACCGGGGCTTGATCCTGCAACAGCGCCAGCGCGGTGAACTGGGAGGCCCCGGCGATGACGATGGCGGACATGGCAAAGGTTTGCAGCACGTCCAGCCCGGCATCGCGGGCGACCACCCCGAACATCATCGAGTAAGGCACCACGATGAGGATGAAGGGGGCGCAGTCGAGGTAGCCGCGCCAGAAGGCTCGGGTTGGGCTCATGGCTTGGGGCGGGGCGCGGTGGTGAGGCGCAGGCGCAGCCAGATGTCGCCGGTGACCAGCGCCATGCAGCGGGCCTGCCGCCGGGTGATCTCATCTTCCGGGGCGCCTTCGAGCGCGAGCAACTCCATGTCGCGTTCGCAGAGAAGCGCGCGGGTCAGCACCTCGTATTTCACCACGATACGGGCCTCGGCGCCGGTGGCCTCGCCTTCCTTGGCGGTCACGGCCTCGAGCGCGGCGGGGAAATCGGCCTCGAAGACCTCGCGTGCCTGCGCGTAGCACAGGGCGGCGACGGCAGGGGTTTCTGGCACCACGGCGTCGCAGGGCTCCAGCGCCTGGGATATGCAGAGCGCACCTGAGGCGGCGGGGCCTTGGGCGCATGAAATCAGCTCATCTGGCGAAATATCCGCCGTGGCGGCGCGGGCCTGCGGGACCGCGCACAGGCACAGGGATGCGGCCGCGAGCACGGCGGTGCGAATGGTCATGAGTTCCTCCCCGGGCCGATTGGCCCTTGCATTTGGTATACCAAACGCAGAAGTTGCCGCAAGCAGGTCGCGGGGCCGGGGAGGCCCCCGCGCGGCAAAGGGAGGCCAGCCATGAGCGATACGCGAGCCAACAAGCGATTCCGCAGCCAGGAATGGTTCGACAACCCCAACAACCCGGGGATGACCGCGCTTTACGTGGAGCGCTACCAGAATCAGGCGTTCACGCGGGAAGAGATTCAGGGCGGGCGCCCGGTGATCGGGATTGCCCAGAGCGGCTCCGATCTGGCGCCTTGCAACAAGATCCACGTGTTCCTGATGGACCGGATCAAGGCGGGCATCCGCGATGGTGGCGGCATTCCGATGGAATTTCCCGTCCACCCGATTCAGGAAACAGGCAAACGGCCCACCGCCGCGCTGGACCGGAACCTGACTTACCTCGGCCTTGTCGAGGTGCTGCACGGCTACCCGATCGACGGGGTGGTGCTGACCACCGGCTGCGACAAGACCACGCCCGCGATGCTGATGGGCGCGGCGACGATGGACATTCCGGCCATCGCCCTCAACGGCGGGCCGATGCTGGATGGCTGGTGGAAGGGCGAGCGCGCAGGCTCGGGCACGATCATCTGGGAATCGCGCCGCCTGCTGGCCGAGGGCAAGATCGACTATGACGAGTTCATGGGCCGGGTCTGTGCCTCTGCGCCCTCGCTGGGCCACTGCAACACGATGGGCACGGCCAGCACGATGAACGCGATGGCCGAGGCGCTGGGCATGAGCCTGACCGGCAACAGCGCCATCCCCGCGCCATTCCGCGAGCGGATGAACATGGCCTACGAGACCGGCAAGCGCATCGTGCAGATGGTGCTGGACGATCTGAAGCCCTCCGACATTCTGACCCGCGAGGCCTTTGAGAATGCCATCGTGGTCTGCACCGCGATTGGCGGCTCCACCAATGCGCCGCCGCATCTGCAGGCCGTGGCCCGGCATGCCGGTGTGGAACTGGACGTGAAGGATTGGGAGACGGTCGGCTTTGACGCGCCGCTGCTCGTGAACATGCAGCCTGCCGGGGAATACCTTGGCGAGAGCTTCTTCCGCGCGGGCGGGGTGCCTGCGGTGATGGGCGAGCTGATGAAGGCCGGGCGCATCCACGAGGGGGCTATGACTGCGACGGGCAACACCATGGGGGTGAACCTTGCGGGGGTCGAAAGCGTCGATACCGATGTGATCAAGACCTGCGCGGCGCCGATGCGGGAGCATGCGGGCTTCAAGGTGCTGAGCGGCAACCTCTTCGACTCGGCGCTGATGAAGACCTCGGTGATCTCGGCGGACTTCAAGAAGCGGTTCCTCAGCGAGCCGGGGGCCGAGGGCGTGCATGAGGCCCGGGCTGTCGTGTTCGAGGGACCGGAAGATTACCACGACCGGATCAACGACGAGAGCCTCGGGATCGACGAACATTCGATCCTGTTCATCCGCGGCGTGGGCTGCGTGGGCTACCCCGGCTCGGCGGAAGTGGTGAACATGCAGCCGCCGGATGCGCTCATCAAGCAGGGGATCAACCACCTGCCGACGGTGGGGGACGGGCGGCAGAGCGGTACGTCCGAGAGCCCGTCGATCCTGAACGCCTCGCCCGAGGCGGTGGTGGGCGGGGGCCTTGCGCTGCTGGAGACCGGCGACAGGGTGCGGCTCGATCTGAACGCATCGCGCATGGATGCGCTGGTGGATGACGCCGAATGGGCGGCCCGGCGCGAAGCGTGGAGCCCGCCGAAGCTGGAGCATCAGACACCGTGGCAAGAGATTTACCGGACCCATGTGGGCCAGTTGGCGCAGGGCGGCTGCCTTGAGCTGGCGACGGCCTATCAGCGGGTGCGGGAGCAATTGCCGCGCGACAACCATTAGAGAAAGTGACGGCGGGCAGATTGCCCGCTCTACGGGAGGATATCATGGCGAAGAGCATTATCATCACCGGCGGCGGCTCGGGTGTGGGCCGGTCGACGGCGGAGGCCTTCTTTGAGGCAGGCTGGAAGGTTGGCCTGATCGGGCGGCGGCGCGAGGCGCTGGAAGAAACGGCGAACGGGCGCGAGGCGCTGGTGCTGCCCTGCGACGTGACCGACGAGGCCGCCGTGGAGGGCGCCTTTGCCGAGGCGGCGAAGGCCTGGGGCCGGGTGGATGCGGTGTTCAACAACGCCGGCGTTTCGCTGGGTGGCGCCCCGATCGACGAGATCGACGTGGCCGACTGGCGCAACCTGATCGACATCAATGTGACCGGCAGCTTCATCGTCGCCCGCGCCGCCTTTGGCGTGATGCGGCGGCAGGAGCCGCAGGGCGGGCGGATCATCAACAACGGCTCGGTCAGCGCCTATGTGCCGCGCTGGGGTTCGGCGCCCTACACGGCGAGCAAACATGCGGTGACGGGGCTGACGCGGAGCATTTCGCTCGACGGGCGGCCCTTCAACATCGCCTGCGGGCAGATCGACATCGGCAACGCGCTGACGCCGATGGCCGCGAAGATGCAGAAGGGCGTGCCGCAGGCCGATGGCTCGATCGCGGTGGAGCCGGTGATGGACGTGAGCCACGTGGGGAGCTCGGTGCTCTACATGGCCGATCTGCCGCTGGAGGCCAACGTGCAGTTCATGACGGTGATGGCGACCAACATGCCCTACATCGGGCGCGGCTGACCGCGCAGGCG
Coding sequences within:
- a CDS encoding IlvD/Edd family dehydratase, which produces MSDTRANKRFRSQEWFDNPNNPGMTALYVERYQNQAFTREEIQGGRPVIGIAQSGSDLAPCNKIHVFLMDRIKAGIRDGGGIPMEFPVHPIQETGKRPTAALDRNLTYLGLVEVLHGYPIDGVVLTTGCDKTTPAMLMGAATMDIPAIALNGGPMLDGWWKGERAGSGTIIWESRRLLAEGKIDYDEFMGRVCASAPSLGHCNTMGTASTMNAMAEALGMSLTGNSAIPAPFRERMNMAYETGKRIVQMVLDDLKPSDILTREAFENAIVVCTAIGGSTNAPPHLQAVARHAGVELDVKDWETVGFDAPLLVNMQPAGEYLGESFFRAGGVPAVMGELMKAGRIHEGAMTATGNTMGVNLAGVESVDTDVIKTCAAPMREHAGFKVLSGNLFDSALMKTSVISADFKKRFLSEPGAEGVHEARAVVFEGPEDYHDRINDESLGIDEHSILFIRGVGCVGYPGSAEVVNMQPPDALIKQGINHLPTVGDGRQSGTSESPSILNASPEAVVGGGLALLETGDRVRLDLNASRMDALVDDAEWAARREAWSPPKLEHQTPWQEIYRTHVGQLAQGGCLELATAYQRVREQLPRDNH
- a CDS encoding SDR family oxidoreductase; the protein is MAKSIIITGGGSGVGRSTAEAFFEAGWKVGLIGRRREALEETANGREALVLPCDVTDEAAVEGAFAEAAKAWGRVDAVFNNAGVSLGGAPIDEIDVADWRNLIDINVTGSFIVARAAFGVMRRQEPQGGRIINNGSVSAYVPRWGSAPYTASKHAVTGLTRSISLDGRPFNIACGQIDIGNALTPMAAKMQKGVPQADGSIAVEPVMDVSHVGSSVLYMADLPLEANVQFMTVMATNMPYIGRG